In Leptospira ellinghausenii, the following proteins share a genomic window:
- a CDS encoding acetyl-CoA C-acetyltransferase, with protein MGNSYIIDAVRTPRGKGKKRGTLASVHPQELAAATLKAIQTRTGIDPKTVEEVVMGCVSQVADQAACIARYAVMAAHWPKDVPGYTVNRFCGSGLQALNNVANHVASGAMEIGVGGGVESMSRVKMGDDMLGRDFNVGNDKIAAHYNLVPQGISADLIATKYDISREEADRFAESSQQKAHAAIQNGYFKKSVIPITLDDGTVVTEEENPRLESDYAFLSGLGPVFKTIGEKELDAIALRSYPEIKKINHIHTLGNSSGIVDGAAAILVTNDDGLKKYGLKPRAKILATVATGEDPTIMLTGPVSASQKALKQAGLTVKDIDLWEINEAFASVVLYVKKTLGIDESKINVNGGAIALGHPLGATGAILTGTVLDELERRDLRYGLITLCIGGGMGIATIIERLK; from the coding sequence ATGGGGAATTCCTATATTATTGATGCTGTCCGAACTCCGAGAGGAAAGGGCAAAAAACGCGGGACACTTGCATCCGTCCATCCACAAGAATTAGCTGCTGCCACATTAAAAGCCATCCAAACCCGAACAGGAATCGATCCAAAAACGGTAGAAGAAGTTGTAATGGGTTGTGTATCCCAAGTTGCTGACCAAGCTGCATGTATCGCACGTTATGCGGTTATGGCGGCTCATTGGCCAAAAGATGTTCCTGGTTATACAGTAAACCGTTTTTGCGGATCTGGATTACAAGCACTCAACAACGTAGCAAACCATGTAGCTTCTGGAGCAATGGAAATTGGTGTTGGTGGTGGAGTTGAATCCATGAGCCGAGTGAAAATGGGTGATGATATGCTTGGTCGTGACTTCAATGTTGGTAACGATAAAATTGCTGCTCACTACAATCTTGTTCCACAAGGGATTTCTGCTGACTTAATTGCTACGAAGTATGATATTTCTCGTGAAGAAGCAGATCGTTTTGCAGAATCTTCACAACAAAAAGCTCATGCAGCAATCCAAAATGGTTATTTCAAGAAATCTGTGATCCCAATTACATTGGATGATGGGACGGTTGTAACAGAAGAAGAGAACCCACGATTGGAATCTGATTATGCATTCCTTTCTGGACTTGGCCCTGTTTTCAAAACAATTGGTGAAAAGGAACTCGATGCAATTGCACTTCGTTCCTACCCAGAAATTAAAAAAATCAATCACATCCATACACTTGGTAACTCATCTGGAATCGTGGATGGTGCTGCTGCGATTTTAGTAACAAATGATGATGGATTGAAAAAATACGGTTTAAAACCTCGTGCAAAAATCCTTGCTACTGTTGCTACTGGTGAAGACCCAACCATTATGTTAACTGGTCCAGTTTCTGCTTCACAAAAAGCATTAAAACAAGCTGGTCTTACAGTAAAAGACATTGATCTTTGGGAAATCAACGAAGCTTTCGCATCTGTAGTGTTATACGTAAAGAAAACACTCGGAATCGATGAATCCAAAATCAATGTGAATGGTGGAGCGATTGCTCTTGGACACCCACTCGGAGCAACTGGTGCAATCCTAACAGGAACTGTTCTTGACGAGTTGGAAAGAAGAGACCTTCGTTACGGACTCATCACTCTTTGTATTGGTGGTGGCATGGGAATTGCGACAATCATCGAACGATTGAAGTAA
- a CDS encoding Lp29 family lipoprotein yields MFTLIRCSSYESYTVPDLKYTQISPERKIALVGFLPYNYLMQKDRQGELYRSSATIDYKNSMKLLFLDGKDIVSYVSRNGNPKITRDNCLDFVYSYLNVVKDSGQMELQKFIDYELTPDLSKSKCIVKTVNVDFYILGIPGKSINPWRNYDESIFGFFKSAFSVLTFFIYPTKQVEPVNASFHIYDSNLNLIEKFEYQKHVIVTTSWWFNLNLDNNRVSKDIISSIRQSQESITKEFSYDFNVKYKKKFKEPI; encoded by the coding sequence ATGTTTACATTAATTAGGTGTTCTTCTTACGAAAGTTACACTGTACCCGACTTAAAATACACTCAAATTTCACCTGAAAGGAAAATTGCCTTAGTTGGTTTCCTTCCTTATAATTATCTAATGCAAAAAGACCGACAGGGTGAACTTTATCGGTCATCAGCAACTATCGATTATAAAAATTCCATGAAACTGCTTTTTCTCGATGGAAAAGATATTGTTAGTTATGTTTCTAGGAATGGTAATCCAAAAATCACAAGAGACAATTGTTTAGATTTCGTATATTCGTATTTGAACGTTGTAAAAGATTCTGGACAAATGGAACTTCAGAAATTTATAGACTATGAATTAACTCCAGATCTTTCTAAATCAAAATGTATCGTAAAAACTGTAAATGTTGATTTCTACATTCTTGGAATTCCTGGTAAATCTATCAATCCTTGGAGAAATTATGATGAAAGCATCTTTGGATTTTTCAAAAGTGCTTTTTCGGTTTTAACTTTTTTTATTTACCCAACAAAACAAGTCGAACCAGTTAATGCTTCCTTTCATATTTATGATTCAAATTTAAATCTAATCGAAAAATTTGAATATCAAAAACATGTCATAGTAACTACATCTTGGTGGTTTAATTTAAATTTAGATAACAACAGAGTATCTAAAGATATTATATCAAGCATAAGGCAATCACAAGAGAGCATTACTAAAGAGTTTTCGTATGATTTCAACGTAAAATATAAAAAAAAATTTAAGGAACCAATATAA